In the Phaeobacter gallaeciensis genome, one interval contains:
- a CDS encoding urate hydroxylase PuuD, which yields MYELVMMWDWLGFAIRWLHVITAIAWIGSSFYFIALDLGLRKAADLPPGAHGEEWQVHGGGFYHIRKYLVAPAEMPEHLIWFKWESYSTWLSGFALLMVVYWAGGELYLIDQSKADLSLWQGIAISAATLSIGWLVYDRLCKSGLAERPTLLMVLLFVLLVAMGWGLNQVFTGRAMMLHLGAFTATIMTANVFFIIMPNQRIVVKDLQEGRTPDAKYGKIAKLRSTHNNYLTLPVIFLMLSNHYPLAFASEYNWLIAALVFLMGVTIRHYFNTRHANAGNPTWTWLATFLLFLGVIILSTAGLEHEGDAEEEAALQGTALVMAEAAGFEEVHEIVMGRCSMCHAREPFWDGIRTAPKGVVLETERDVARRAREIYLQAGVTHAMPPANITYMEPEDRAAIRRWFRAAQM from the coding sequence ATGTATGAACTCGTGATGATGTGGGATTGGCTGGGTTTTGCCATCCGCTGGCTGCATGTGATCACCGCGATCGCCTGGATCGGTTCATCGTTCTACTTCATCGCGCTGGACCTGGGCCTGCGCAAGGCGGCGGATCTGCCCCCCGGCGCCCATGGCGAGGAATGGCAGGTGCACGGCGGCGGTTTCTACCATATCCGCAAATACCTGGTGGCCCCGGCCGAGATGCCGGAGCATCTGATCTGGTTCAAATGGGAGAGCTATTCCACCTGGCTCTCCGGCTTTGCGCTGCTGATGGTGGTTTACTGGGCCGGGGGTGAGCTTTACCTTATCGACCAGTCCAAGGCGGATCTTTCCCTGTGGCAGGGCATCGCGATCTCTGCCGCCACCTTGTCGATTGGCTGGCTCGTCTACGACCGCCTGTGCAAATCCGGCCTGGCCGAACGCCCTACCCTGCTGATGGTACTGCTGTTCGTACTGCTGGTGGCCATGGGTTGGGGGCTCAATCAGGTCTTCACCGGCCGCGCCATGATGCTGCATCTGGGGGCCTTTACCGCCACCATCATGACCGCGAATGTCTTTTTCATCATCATGCCGAACCAGCGCATCGTGGTGAAGGACCTGCAGGAAGGGCGCACCCCCGATGCCAAATACGGCAAGATCGCCAAACTGCGCTCGACCCATAACAACTACCTGACCCTGCCAGTCATCTTCCTGATGCTGTCGAACCACTATCCGCTGGCCTTTGCCAGTGAATACAACTGGCTGATCGCGGCGCTGGTATTCTTGATGGGGGTGACGATCCGGCATTATTTCAACACCCGCCACGCCAATGCAGGCAACCCGACCTGGACCTGGCTGGCCACGTTCCTGCTGTTCCTCGGGGTGATCATCCTGTCCACTGCCGGGCTGGAGCACGAAGGCGATGCTGAGGAAGAGGCGGCACTCCAAGGCACCGCCCTGGTGATGGCAGAGGCCGCAGGGTTCGAAGAGGTGCATGAGATCGTCATGGGCCGCTGTAGCATGTGCCACGCGCGCGAACCTTTCTGGGACGGCATCCGCACAGCGCCCAAGGGCGTGGTTCTGGAAACCGAGCGCGACGTGGCCCGCCGCGCCCGCGAAATCTACCTGCAGGCAGGCGTCACTCATGCCATGCCCCCGGCCAATATCACCTATATGGAACCCGAAGACCGTGCCGCGATCCGCCGCTGGTTCCGGGCCGCGCAGATGTGA
- a CDS encoding translocation/assembly module TamB domain-containing protein, translating into MLVGFLEDTLSADSRYITVTGLTGALSSQATIERLTVADDDGIWLTIEEAKLDWNRLALLQGRFSVNSLSAESITVVRSPTPVPADPELPTPEATPLRLPELPVAIELGEIRAGRVDLGEDLLGQSASLSVTGALSLADGALQTRLETARLDKPGDRLSLVAGYSDQTRQIDLDLSLTEAAGGLLSTVLALPGRPTLGLTAKGSGPVTDFKADIALSSNGQERLSGQVVLAALQDAESEPDAGPSGIAFSADLGGDIDPLLLPDYRPFFGPGLRLVTRGQTGAEGGVALDTLALSTRALRVTGALATGATGNLDTANLKVQIRPPSGEAAVVLPVPGAATTLAGADLTARKTTDGAWSVAGTVSQLSHPQMRLGELRLDGSGTLKSAADDTGPAGLVGDLRLALRDFAPRDPALAQATGSELELVTTLTTDGPDALSLTGLTLSGSDYRAAGDAKFSGLDSGLRVSADLSAGAGDLSRFSALAGRPLGGAVQALFTGQFTPLSGAFDVDLNLQAQDLSADIAQLDALMTGPTTLKLVAARGADGLRIDDFNLDSRALSATASGSLDSAAGRLSLTARLLELEQLVPEVPGTLELAAYLTRDGDILSGQARLKGPHSSRADLEGSVQLDGSADLTFDAALNELQRFVPELPGVLAAKGEAQRKDGVWSINASATAPAEARADLSGTFSEASGAADIAATGQLRLEGANPFIKPNLTKGAARFDLAMKGPPALESITGTITTSGATLALPSAGQRVDDINATVTLQQARALLQLSASPGDSGSLRVSGPVALAAPFNADLSIEILDLLMSDHLSYDSQLNGRLALTGALTGNSRLSGRIDVGETNINLNATGGSVTAAPIPPISHIGASGAVNATRARAGLITSAQSTGGSAGRSNIALDVVIDAPGKIFARGRGLRAELGGRIHLRGSTARISPAGQIGLIRGTFDILGRRLDLDEGQITLLGNLVPYLEFRSSAQTEQGSATLEISGLIDAPEIKVTSEPPRPSEEALALLLFGDNIKDLSPLALARLAASALQLSGRGGQTQDTLRQSTGADDAEVGLDSLGAGRLGLGGYISENVYTDVDVNTRGDSELSINLDLSKSLTVSGKVDSEGESGLGLFFKRDY; encoded by the coding sequence ATGCTGGTGGGGTTCCTCGAAGACACCCTGTCTGCCGACAGTCGCTATATCACCGTGACCGGCCTCACTGGCGCCCTGTCCTCACAAGCCACGATCGAACGGCTGACCGTCGCGGATGATGATGGCATCTGGCTCACCATCGAAGAGGCAAAACTGGACTGGAACCGGCTGGCCCTTCTGCAGGGGCGGTTTTCGGTCAACAGCCTCAGCGCCGAGAGCATCACCGTGGTTCGCAGCCCGACACCGGTGCCCGCAGACCCGGAGCTGCCCACCCCGGAAGCCACCCCACTCCGCCTGCCCGAATTGCCCGTCGCGATTGAACTGGGCGAGATCCGCGCAGGCCGGGTGGATCTGGGCGAAGACCTGCTGGGCCAATCCGCCAGCCTCTCCGTCACGGGGGCACTGAGCCTGGCCGATGGCGCGCTGCAGACCCGGCTGGAAACGGCGCGGCTGGACAAGCCCGGCGACCGGCTGTCGCTGGTGGCGGGCTATTCCGATCAGACCCGCCAAATTGATCTGGACCTGTCCCTGACCGAGGCCGCAGGCGGTTTGCTCTCCACCGTTCTGGCTCTTCCCGGTCGCCCGACCCTTGGCCTCACCGCAAAGGGCAGTGGCCCGGTCACTGATTTCAAAGCGGATATCGCGCTCAGCAGCAACGGACAGGAACGTCTTTCGGGTCAGGTCGTTCTGGCTGCGCTGCAGGATGCCGAGAGCGAACCGGACGCAGGCCCCAGCGGGATCGCCTTCTCGGCTGATCTGGGCGGCGATATCGATCCGCTTCTCTTGCCCGACTACCGCCCCTTCTTTGGTCCGGGCCTGCGGTTGGTGACACGTGGTCAGACCGGGGCCGAAGGCGGTGTCGCGCTTGATACGCTCGCGCTCAGCACCCGTGCCCTGCGCGTGACCGGCGCGCTTGCCACCGGCGCCACCGGCAACCTTGATACCGCCAACCTGAAGGTCCAAATCCGGCCCCCGTCAGGAGAAGCCGCCGTCGTCCTGCCCGTCCCCGGCGCGGCAACGACCCTTGCCGGGGCAGATCTCACCGCGCGCAAGACCACCGATGGCGCCTGGAGCGTCGCCGGAACGGTGAGCCAACTCAGCCATCCGCAGATGCGCCTTGGGGAACTCCGCCTTGACGGCTCCGGCACCCTCAAGAGCGCAGCAGATGACACCGGCCCGGCAGGTCTTGTCGGAGATCTACGTCTGGCCCTGCGCGATTTCGCGCCGCGCGATCCGGCGCTGGCACAGGCAACCGGTAGCGAACTGGAGCTTGTCACCACTCTCACCACAGACGGGCCGGATGCGCTGTCGCTGACCGGCCTGACGCTGAGCGGCTCCGACTACCGCGCCGCAGGCGACGCCAAGTTTTCCGGCCTCGATAGCGGTCTCCGGGTGTCGGCGGACCTCAGTGCAGGTGCTGGCGACCTGTCACGGTTCTCTGCTCTGGCGGGCCGCCCGCTGGGCGGCGCGGTGCAGGCATTGTTCACCGGGCAGTTCACGCCTCTTTCCGGCGCCTTTGACGTGGATCTGAACCTGCAGGCGCAGGACCTGAGCGCGGATATCGCCCAGCTGGATGCGCTGATGACCGGTCCTACCACGCTGAAACTTGTAGCCGCGCGCGGCGCAGACGGATTGCGGATTGACGATTTCAACCTAGATAGCCGCGCCCTGTCTGCCACTGCCAGCGGCAGTCTGGACAGCGCCGCCGGACGGCTCTCCCTCACCGCCCGCCTGCTGGAGCTGGAACAGCTGGTGCCAGAGGTGCCCGGAACGCTGGAACTTGCGGCGTACCTGACCCGCGATGGCGACATCCTGTCGGGCCAGGCACGGCTCAAGGGACCGCATTCCTCCCGTGCGGATCTGGAAGGGTCCGTGCAGCTGGATGGCAGCGCCGATCTGACATTTGATGCGGCGCTCAACGAATTGCAGCGGTTCGTACCGGAATTGCCGGGCGTCCTGGCCGCCAAGGGCGAGGCGCAGCGCAAAGACGGGGTCTGGAGCATCAATGCCAGTGCCACAGCCCCTGCAGAGGCCCGCGCCGATCTCTCCGGCACCTTTAGCGAGGCCAGCGGCGCGGCCGATATCGCCGCCACCGGTCAGCTGCGTCTGGAGGGGGCGAACCCCTTCATCAAGCCCAACCTTACCAAGGGCGCGGCCCGCTTCGATCTGGCCATGAAAGGCCCGCCCGCACTGGAAAGCATTACGGGCACGATCACCACGTCTGGGGCAACGCTGGCCCTGCCATCGGCGGGACAGCGCGTCGATGATATCAACGCCACCGTGACCCTGCAGCAGGCGCGCGCCTTGCTGCAACTTTCCGCCAGCCCCGGCGACAGCGGCAGCCTGCGCGTCTCCGGGCCGGTGGCTCTGGCGGCGCCGTTCAATGCAGACCTCAGCATTGAGATCCTTGATCTGCTGATGAGCGATCATCTGAGCTACGACAGCCAGTTGAACGGCCGCTTGGCCCTCACCGGCGCGCTCACCGGCAACAGCCGCCTGTCCGGGCGCATCGACGTGGGTGAAACCAATATCAACCTCAACGCCACTGGCGGTTCGGTCACTGCGGCGCCAATCCCGCCGATCTCTCATATCGGGGCCTCTGGCGCCGTGAATGCCACCCGCGCCCGCGCCGGGCTGATCACATCGGCGCAAAGCACGGGCGGCAGCGCGGGCCGTTCGAACATTGCGCTGGACGTAGTGATCGATGCTCCGGGCAAAATCTTTGCCCGTGGGCGCGGCCTGCGCGCCGAACTGGGCGGACGCATTCACCTGCGGGGCAGCACAGCGCGGATCTCACCCGCCGGTCAAATCGGCCTGATCCGCGGCACCTTCGACATTCTGGGGCGGCGTCTGGATCTGGACGAAGGACAGATCACCCTGCTGGGCAACCTGGTTCCTTATCTTGAATTCCGCTCCTCGGCGCAGACGGAACAGGGCAGCGCCACGCTGGAGATTTCGGGCCTGATCGATGCACCGGAAATCAAGGTCACCTCCGAGCCGCCCCGCCCCAGCGAAGAAGCCCTGGCGTTGCTGCTCTTTGGGGATAACATCAAGGATCTGTCGCCGCTGGCACTGGCCCGGCTGGCGGCCTCGGCCCTGCAGCTGAGCGGTCGGGGCGGGCAAACTCAGGACACTCTGCGCCAAAGCACCGGCGCGGATGATGCCGAAGTCGGCCTGGACAGCCTTGGCGCCGGGCGACTGGGTCTGGGCGGTTATATCTCCGAGAACGTCTATACCGATGTGGATGTGAACACCCGCGGCGATAGCGAGCTGAGCATCAATCTTGACCTGTCCAAAAGCCTGACGGTGAGCGGAAAGGTCGACAGTGAAGGCGAATCCGGTCTGGGCCTGTTTTTCAAACGTGATTACTGA
- a CDS encoding autotransporter assembly complex protein TamA — translation MYSKPKSRFALRRLASGLLVCGCLLSAPAEAAETLLVAPGAPDDLTARLQGASAVLATGDQSDVQDLLAAALSDYRTMVQVLYDAGYFAPVVNIRLDGREAAAIDPVTPPSRIDRIEISVKPGRRFTFGAAEVRPWPKTSDVDLSDEFTSGAPASTGAIRDAANAGIRAWRRQGHAKVALGGQDITADHRSATLNARLRLQPGPQLRFGKTTILSPSAVREDAIRKIAGFPQGEVYHPDLMSKSATRLRRTGAFSSVSLQEAERANTDGTLDLNVTLEDMPPRRLTFGAELSTTEGVTLTTSWMHRNLFGAAEKLRFEARVSGIGGSSDIDGRIAVRLDRPATLGPDDNIFYLAEAERLDQEHFTATHGMGGIGVRRVFSDTLFAEATVGFDSILATDAFGKRRFKYAFASLRAEYDGRDSTVDPTRGRFLSGRFTPFFGVDGSDPGAQITLDARTYHGFGADDRIVLAGRAQLGSVIGPSHSGVSPTLLFFSGGGGSVRGHEYQSLGVPVAGKTAGGRGYLALSAELRGRITEKISLVGFYDHAYVDADSFVSSDSASHSGAGLGLRYNVSGIGSIRVDLAYPVTGGSDDGPQLYIGIGQAF, via the coding sequence ATGTACTCAAAACCGAAATCACGCTTTGCCTTGCGGCGTTTGGCGTCGGGCCTGCTGGTCTGCGGCTGCCTGCTGTCCGCTCCTGCTGAGGCCGCCGAAACCCTGCTGGTCGCTCCCGGTGCGCCGGATGATCTGACCGCGCGTCTGCAAGGCGCCTCTGCGGTTCTGGCCACCGGGGATCAGAGCGACGTTCAGGATCTTCTGGCGGCAGCGCTGTCGGATTACCGCACCATGGTGCAGGTTCTGTATGATGCGGGCTATTTCGCGCCGGTGGTTAATATTCGCCTTGATGGGCGCGAGGCAGCGGCGATTGATCCCGTAACACCGCCCAGCCGCATCGACCGGATCGAGATTTCGGTCAAACCGGGGCGCAGATTCACCTTTGGCGCGGCCGAGGTTCGTCCCTGGCCCAAGACCAGCGATGTGGACCTGTCGGACGAGTTCACCAGCGGCGCCCCCGCCAGCACCGGTGCCATCCGCGATGCAGCCAATGCCGGGATCCGTGCCTGGCGGCGACAGGGGCATGCCAAGGTCGCCCTTGGCGGGCAGGACATCACCGCAGATCATCGCAGCGCCACGCTGAACGCCCGGCTGCGGCTGCAGCCCGGTCCGCAGCTGCGGTTCGGCAAGACCACGATTCTCAGCCCCAGCGCCGTCCGCGAAGACGCCATCCGCAAGATCGCAGGTTTCCCGCAAGGCGAAGTCTATCACCCCGATCTGATGTCGAAATCCGCGACGCGCCTTCGCCGCACCGGGGCCTTCTCCTCGGTCTCGCTGCAAGAGGCCGAGCGCGCCAACACCGATGGCACGCTTGATCTGAACGTAACGCTGGAAGACATGCCGCCCCGCAGGCTGACCTTCGGCGCCGAGCTGAGCACCACCGAGGGGGTGACGCTCACCACCAGCTGGATGCACCGCAACCTGTTCGGCGCTGCCGAAAAACTACGCTTCGAGGCCCGCGTCAGCGGCATCGGCGGCAGCAGCGATATCGACGGGCGCATCGCTGTGCGTCTGGACAGGCCTGCCACGCTCGGCCCCGATGACAATATTTTCTACCTGGCCGAAGCCGAGCGTCTGGATCAGGAGCATTTCACCGCCACCCATGGCATGGGCGGCATCGGGGTTCGGCGGGTGTTTTCCGACACGCTCTTCGCCGAAGCAACCGTCGGCTTCGATTCCATCCTCGCCACGGACGCCTTTGGCAAACGGCGTTTCAAATATGCTTTCGCCAGCCTGCGGGCCGAATACGACGGACGCGACAGCACGGTGGATCCCACCCGGGGCCGGTTCCTGAGTGGCCGCTTTACGCCCTTCTTTGGTGTCGATGGCAGCGATCCCGGGGCGCAGATCACGCTGGATGCCCGGACCTATCATGGGTTTGGCGCCGATGACCGGATCGTGCTGGCCGGGCGGGCGCAACTCGGGTCGGTCATTGGTCCTTCGCACAGTGGGGTCTCTCCGACGCTGCTGTTCTTCTCCGGCGGTGGCGGGTCGGTGCGCGGGCATGAATATCAATCCCTCGGCGTGCCCGTCGCAGGAAAGACCGCAGGCGGCCGGGGCTATCTGGCCCTGTCCGCGGAACTGCGCGGCCGCATCACAGAGAAAATCTCACTCGTCGGCTTTTACGACCACGCCTATGTCGATGCGGATAGCTTCGTGTCGTCGGACTCGGCCAGCCACTCGGGCGCCGGGCTGGGCCTGCGCTACAACGTGTCGGGCATCGGCTCGATCCGGGTCGACCTCGCCTATCCCGTGACCGGCGGCAGCGACGACGGGCCACAACTCTACATCGGCATAGGACAGGCGTTTTGA
- a CDS encoding glucokinase, with protein MASDLTVLVGDVGGSNTRLALAGPEIGVTGLKHFPNDSYSSLDEVLAAYCAQPGLPPLQGCCLAVAGPVYGGTYRLTNRDWHGTAAGLAERLPLEPGGRVDVVNDLAALGHALPVLIPGQLSSLRAGRQQGEQALVAGVGTGFNVSLSAGGNTIEAELGHASLPDPLAQELARLLGRSPEEFPSVEELFSGRGLVRLHRALGGDPSEGGAEIVAAFQDGEEHVAQRSVPAWARLLGLLARELVPAYMPGQGIFFAGSVARGVLGTGARGDFLAAFAEPGGKLAAQCATTPLWLITDDAAGVSGTARYAIEAAQRRGAAPVRA; from the coding sequence ATGGCATCGGATCTGACCGTATTGGTGGGGGATGTTGGGGGCAGTAATACGCGGCTGGCTCTTGCGGGGCCGGAAATCGGCGTGACAGGGCTAAAACATTTCCCGAACGACAGCTATTCCAGCCTGGATGAGGTTCTGGCCGCCTATTGCGCGCAGCCGGGTTTGCCGCCGTTGCAGGGCTGCTGCCTTGCTGTGGCTGGGCCGGTCTACGGTGGAACCTATCGGCTGACCAACCGAGACTGGCATGGCACGGCGGCGGGGCTGGCTGAGAGATTGCCGCTGGAGCCCGGTGGCAGGGTCGATGTGGTGAATGACCTAGCCGCCCTTGGTCATGCGCTGCCGGTGCTGATCCCCGGACAGCTGTCCTCGCTGCGCGCTGGGCGCCAGCAGGGAGAGCAGGCACTGGTGGCCGGTGTCGGCACCGGCTTCAATGTCTCGCTTTCGGCCGGTGGGAACACGATCGAGGCGGAACTGGGTCACGCCAGCCTGCCGGATCCGCTGGCGCAGGAGTTGGCACGTCTTCTGGGGCGTAGTCCGGAGGAATTCCCCAGCGTGGAAGAGCTGTTTTCCGGTCGCGGACTCGTGCGGCTGCACCGCGCCCTTGGCGGCGATCCCTCCGAAGGCGGGGCAGAGATCGTTGCCGCCTTTCAGGATGGCGAAGAACACGTCGCGCAGCGCAGCGTGCCTGCCTGGGCGCGGCTGCTTGGGCTGTTGGCCCGCGAACTGGTGCCTGCCTATATGCCGGGACAGGGGATCTTCTTTGCCGGTAGCGTCGCCCGCGGGGTGCTTGGCACCGGTGCGCGCGGTGATTTTCTGGCGGCCTTTGCCGAACCGGGGGGCAAACTTGCCGCGCAATGCGCCACCACGCCCCTGTGGCTGATCACCGATGATGCTGCTGGCGTCAGCGGCACCGCCCGCTATGCCATCGAAGCAGCGCAGCGCCGGGGTGCCGCACCCGTTCGGGCGTAA
- a CDS encoding LysR family transcriptional regulator, protein MSYLDNIRTFVRVYELGSMSAAGRDLRISPAVTSARISQLEDYLGVRLFQRTTRNLTATEQGQVFYSGAVTVLDAVDQAEAKVMHLTDAPRGTLFVAAPLGVGRRLVAPAVPEFLASYPEINLRLRLSDRAVDLTTEGLDLAFFLGQPEDSTLRIRKIADCRRVLVAAPEYIARCGMPKDGAALIREGHNCLNLRYPGASEFQWMLQTPEGPQRFAVSGRYECDDGDVLTDWALAGKGIALKPVFEVAPHLEAGRLVPVATATPPVPVQMACLYTHRRHQDPKTRLFMDFMTERMARAMRQTETGAEDPGA, encoded by the coding sequence ATGTCTTACCTCGACAATATCCGCACCTTCGTGCGTGTCTACGAACTTGGCTCCATGTCGGCGGCGGGGCGGGATCTGCGGATCTCTCCGGCTGTTACTTCGGCACGGATTTCCCAGCTTGAGGATTATCTGGGCGTTCGTCTGTTCCAGCGCACCACCCGCAACCTGACCGCGACCGAGCAGGGGCAGGTGTTCTATAGCGGCGCGGTCACAGTGCTGGACGCGGTGGACCAGGCCGAGGCGAAGGTGATGCACCTAACGGATGCGCCGCGCGGCACGCTGTTCGTAGCGGCGCCTCTGGGAGTGGGGCGGCGACTGGTTGCGCCTGCGGTGCCGGAATTCCTGGCGAGCTATCCTGAAATCAACCTGCGCCTGCGACTATCGGACCGGGCGGTGGATCTGACCACCGAAGGGCTGGATCTGGCGTTTTTTCTGGGGCAACCCGAAGACAGCACCCTGCGGATCCGCAAGATCGCCGATTGCCGCCGGGTTCTAGTTGCGGCGCCGGAGTATATTGCTCGCTGTGGCATGCCAAAGGACGGGGCGGCACTGATCCGAGAGGGGCACAATTGTCTCAACCTGCGCTATCCCGGCGCCAGTGAGTTTCAGTGGATGCTGCAAACTCCGGAGGGGCCGCAGCGTTTTGCCGTCTCCGGGCGCTATGAATGCGATGATGGCGATGTGCTGACCGACTGGGCTCTGGCTGGTAAGGGGATCGCCCTCAAACCCGTGTTCGAGGTGGCGCCGCATCTGGAGGCCGGGCGGCTGGTGCCGGTTGCAACCGCGACGCCGCCGGTACCGGTGCAGATGGCCTGTCTCTACACCCACCGGCGCCATCAGGATCCGAAAACCCGGCTGTTCATGGATTTCATGACCGAGCGTATGGCGCGGGCGATGCGCCAGACCGAAACGGGCGCCGAGGATCCCGGCGCCTGA
- the uraH gene encoding hydroxyisourate hydrolase: protein MTGYLTTHVLDTARGCPAEGLSITLYRVEGGTRTELAQMQTNADGRTDSPILPQGEFATGTYELEFDAGGYLRATGQTTEEPLFLDVVPIRFGISDPEAHYHVPLLLSPYGYSTYRGS from the coding sequence ATGACCGGATACCTTACCACCCATGTTCTGGATACCGCCCGCGGCTGCCCGGCCGAGGGGCTTTCGATCACGCTTTATCGTGTCGAGGGTGGCACCCGGACCGAGCTGGCGCAGATGCAGACCAACGCGGATGGACGCACCGACAGCCCGATCCTGCCACAGGGGGAGTTTGCGACCGGCACTTACGAGTTGGAGTTCGACGCAGGCGGCTATCTGCGCGCCACCGGTCAGACCACGGAGGAGCCGCTGTTCCTCGACGTCGTGCCGATCCGGTTTGGCATCAGCGATCCAGAGGCCCATTACCACGTGCCGCTGCTGCTATCGCCCTATGGCTATTCCACCTACCGTGGCAGCTGA
- a CDS encoding glycosyltransferase family 2 protein — MKDSAEPSSVSVRLRKRLGRTYQRMRFLSSLRHLHGPRGVFAAPDEVTLIALVRDGSYYLDAFFDHYSSLGIRHFVFFDNGSEDDTIARIRERPGTAILQSRLPWGQFENMFRSYAAQRYAHNRWCLIVDMDEIFDFEGRAEVGLQGLTRYMSTRGYTAMMAQMLEMFPKEPLAEVADMPYPEVLRRFSWCDLSAITSYNYDAPDTGLSYFLNQNRIAAGGSQPLRVLFGGVRAKVFSEHCCLTKHPLVFVGPGVEAGVHPHAATGVTLAPMTGLLRHYKFANDSLARDRKSVAEAAIAHGEDQLRLSVLSSNPDLSLWSEAALQAPDIATLQDKGFLIASEDYSQHIRASAEGD, encoded by the coding sequence ATGAAGGACAGTGCCGAACCAAGCTCCGTCTCTGTACGGCTGCGCAAACGGCTCGGCCGAACCTATCAGCGGATGCGGTTCCTGTCCTCGCTGCGTCACTTGCACGGGCCGCGCGGCGTCTTTGCAGCCCCGGATGAGGTCACCCTGATCGCCCTTGTGCGTGACGGGAGTTATTACCTCGACGCGTTTTTCGATCACTACAGCAGCCTTGGCATCCGCCATTTCGTGTTCTTCGACAACGGCTCGGAGGATGACACCATTGCGCGGATCCGCGAAAGACCGGGCACCGCCATCCTGCAATCGCGCCTGCCCTGGGGCCAGTTCGAGAACATGTTCCGCAGCTATGCCGCACAGCGCTATGCGCACAACCGCTGGTGCCTGATCGTGGATATGGACGAGATCTTTGATTTCGAAGGGCGCGCCGAGGTCGGGCTTCAGGGGCTGACCCGCTACATGTCCACGCGCGGATATACTGCCATGATGGCGCAGATGCTGGAAATGTTCCCCAAAGAGCCTTTGGCCGAGGTTGCGGACATGCCCTACCCCGAGGTGCTGCGCCGGTTCAGCTGGTGCGACCTCAGCGCGATTACCTCCTATAACTATGACGCGCCGGACACCGGGCTGTCCTACTTCCTGAACCAGAACCGGATCGCCGCGGGCGGTTCGCAGCCGCTGCGAGTGCTGTTTGGCGGCGTGCGGGCCAAGGTGTTTTCCGAGCATTGCTGCCTGACGAAACACCCGTTGGTCTTTGTCGGTCCCGGGGTTGAGGCGGGCGTGCATCCCCATGCCGCCACCGGGGTGACACTGGCGCCGATGACGGGGCTGCTTAGGCACTATAAATTCGCCAACGACAGCCTGGCGCGCGACCGCAAGTCCGTTGCCGAGGCGGCCATCGCCCATGGTGAGGACCAATTGCGCCTGTCGGTTCTGTCCAGCAACCCCGATCTGTCGCTGTGGTCCGAGGCGGCACTGCAGGCACCCGATATCGCCACTCTGCAGGACAAGGGGTTTCTGATCGCGTCAGAGGACTATAGTCAACACATCCGGGCCTCGGCTGAGGGCGACTAG